One window of the Candidatus Zixiibacteriota bacterium genome contains the following:
- a CDS encoding hypothetical protein (Evidence 5 : Unknown function) has protein sequence MSDSPSQKGNHFKRGFIPAMALLFLLVAPLTGSAEIIYFDTDNCGLSSDYVKCSAIDNKGDKWVGTEVTGYGSLNHFGSDSLWFVFAPGVMPNNQITSMAFDTGGNLWIGTLTAGLYKYSSLSEWQSYAADSNISGVNISSLTVDKNNQIWIGTLGSGLLRFDGDSAWAKFTMADSLNDNRILAIFADKANRIWVGTYSGIDLLDSGWHYYDSLNSLLPGNAVRAFAEDRSGNIWIGTNAGAARVDQSGNWTVFDSLNSGLASNQISAITVDSSGNIWFGHRATSAQEIMVSEWRGGTSWQVINLDHVPLSLYVDITCAVTDHSGNIWFGTNGEGVAVIKVEPMAVSARNDPRPNRFYLGANYPNPFNPATSFEFSLPARSEVDITIFDILGRKVRTLLHDSRPAGSYIMRWEGRNDDGTPAPTGFYFYRLKTEREATTRKMLLLK, from the coding sequence ATGTCAGATAGCCCGAGTCAAAAGGGAAATCATTTCAAGCGGGGATTCATCCCGGCAATGGCGCTTCTCTTTTTGCTGGTTGCACCATTGACCGGGTCGGCGGAGATAATTTATTTCGATACCGACAATTGCGGACTGAGCAGTGATTATGTCAAATGTTCGGCGATCGATAATAAGGGCGACAAATGGGTGGGGACAGAGGTTACCGGGTACGGCTCGCTAAATCATTTCGGGAGTGATTCTTTGTGGTTTGTCTTCGCCCCGGGGGTTATGCCAAATAATCAGATCACTTCTATGGCCTTCGATACGGGGGGTAATCTCTGGATAGGGACCTTGACAGCTGGCTTATATAAATACAGTTCTCTATCAGAATGGCAAAGCTATGCCGCCGACTCCAATATCAGCGGGGTCAATATCTCCTCGCTTACAGTAGATAAAAATAACCAGATCTGGATCGGGACACTGGGGAGCGGACTGCTTCGTTTTGACGGTGATTCCGCCTGGGCAAAATTTACTATGGCCGACAGCCTGAACGACAACCGGATCCTGGCGATCTTTGCCGACAAGGCCAATCGTATCTGGGTTGGAACATATAGCGGAATTGATCTGCTGGATTCCGGGTGGCATTACTACGACAGTCTCAATTCGCTCTTGCCCGGAAATGCGGTCAGGGCCTTCGCCGAGGATCGGTCAGGAAATATCTGGATCGGGACCAACGCCGGGGCGGCGCGGGTGGATCAGTCGGGGAACTGGACCGTTTTTGACTCCCTCAATAGCGGCCTGGCTTCCAATCAGATTTCGGCCATCACGGTCGACAGTTCCGGTAATATCTGGTTCGGGCATCGGGCGACCTCGGCCCAAGAAATAATGGTATCCGAATGGCGCGGCGGGACATCCTGGCAGGTGATAAATCTTGACCATGTACCTTTGTCACTCTATGTTGACATCACTTGTGCCGTCACCGATCACAGCGGCAACATCTGGTTCGGAACCAACGGCGAAGGAGTGGCGGTGATAAAAGTCGAACCGATGGCCGTGAGTGCCAGGAATGATCCCCGGCCGAATCGTTTTTACCTCGGCGCCAATTACCCCAATCCGTTCAATCCGGCGACTTCCTTTGAATTTTCCCTGCCGGCTCGGAGCGAGGTGGATATCACGATCTTCGATATCCTGGGACGAAAAGTCCGAACCCTGCTGCACGACAGCCGCCCGGCAGGTTCTTATATTATGCGCTGGGAAGGGCGGAATGACGACGGGACACCGGCACCGACCGGATTTTATTTTTATCGTTTGAAAACGGAACGGGAAGCAACAACGAGAAAGATGCTTCTCCTTAAATAA